In the genome of Coraliomargarita algicola, one region contains:
- a CDS encoding alpha/beta hydrolase: MPRPLITCAYLCLISIAHIGFALSSGPQPDQTRVYKTIGEKDFELHIFYPKGHQPAEARAAIVFFHGGAWNSGDPNRFYPQCQYLAERGMVAISAKYRLRGSDGTSPAECVTDAKSAIRWVRSHASALGVDPNRIAAGGGSAGGQMAAATATATGFNDPSDDLSIDCRPNALVLFNPVIDNGPGPNAFAHNRVVKYWKDFSPLHNISENTPPTIILVGSEDGASKPAACEAFQQRMQENGRRCDLLIYEGQTHGFYFKKPKYRPITKEVMAQFLLSIGFIENRDNAMPQ; the protein is encoded by the coding sequence ATGCCACGACCATTAATCACATGCGCTTACCTGTGTCTAATCTCGATCGCTCACATAGGGTTTGCGCTCTCCTCCGGCCCCCAGCCAGACCAAACTCGAGTCTATAAAACAATCGGCGAAAAAGACTTCGAGCTACATATTTTTTATCCGAAAGGTCATCAACCTGCCGAGGCCCGGGCAGCGATTGTCTTCTTTCACGGGGGTGCCTGGAATAGCGGCGATCCGAACCGTTTCTACCCTCAGTGTCAGTATTTGGCGGAACGAGGCATGGTTGCAATCTCAGCGAAATATCGATTGCGTGGTAGCGACGGAACGAGCCCTGCTGAATGCGTCACCGACGCAAAATCTGCCATCCGCTGGGTTCGCAGTCACGCCAGTGCACTTGGAGTCGACCCAAACCGCATTGCAGCTGGTGGGGGTTCGGCAGGCGGGCAAATGGCCGCAGCCACCGCCACAGCTACCGGATTCAATGATCCGAGCGACGACCTGAGCATCGACTGCCGACCCAACGCACTCGTGCTGTTCAATCCAGTCATCGACAACGGACCGGGGCCCAATGCATTCGCACACAATCGAGTCGTCAAATACTGGAAAGACTTTTCTCCCCTGCACAACATCTCGGAAAACACCCCCCCGACGATCATTCTCGTCGGATCCGAAGATGGCGCAAGTAAGCCTGCAGCATGCGAAGCATTTCAGCAACGGATGCAGGAAAATGGTCGCCGCTGTGACTTACTCATCTACGAAGGGCAAACGCACGGATTCTATTTTAAAAAGCCCAAATACCGGCCCATCACCAAGGAAGTGATGGCACAATTTCTTCTCTCAATCGGATTCATCGAAAACCGCGACAATGCGATGCCCCAATAA
- a CDS encoding enolase C-terminal domain-like protein, translating to MQITKIQVYFLPVKTRTPYQFGKETMSEVVCARVALTVEDPVTKKTAQGWGETPLSVQWVWPGAISFAARESALQAFTCQVAQAWSESDLVGHPFEMGYEFIETRLPELRAAFNDERESEQQLPQLAALVCASAFDIALYDAYGNLHEVGVYDCLDQEHLSQDLSHYLEPDAKGVSFAGLYPADFLVHPAARMPAWHSVGGTDPIDAAELTGSEPDDAYPVLLRDWILRDQLTCLKVKLRGHDAEWDFQRLVAIGHLGMELGVRWLCADYNCTAPDAAYVNAMLDKLRVDAPRVYGMLLYVEQPFPYELEEHPIDVHSIAARKPLFMDESAHDWRMVRLGRQLGWNNVALKTCKTQTGALLSLCWAKAHGMTLMVQDLTNPMLAMIPHAQLAAHAGTIMGLESNAPQFYPDASLPEAAVHPGLYARRDGQIDLSTLTGSGFGYRIDEMERDLPSPDFEA from the coding sequence ATGCAAATTACTAAGATACAAGTTTATTTCCTACCTGTTAAAACGCGCACGCCGTATCAGTTTGGCAAGGAGACGATGTCTGAGGTGGTTTGTGCGCGAGTGGCATTGACAGTTGAGGACCCTGTAACGAAAAAGACAGCGCAAGGTTGGGGGGAGACGCCCCTGAGTGTGCAGTGGGTGTGGCCGGGGGCGATTTCCTTTGCGGCGCGTGAGTCCGCGCTGCAAGCGTTTACTTGTCAGGTCGCTCAAGCATGGAGTGAGTCCGATCTAGTGGGGCATCCTTTCGAGATGGGCTATGAGTTTATTGAAACGCGTTTGCCTGAATTGCGGGCCGCGTTCAATGACGAGCGTGAGAGCGAACAGCAATTACCACAGTTAGCGGCCCTCGTGTGTGCCTCGGCATTTGATATCGCACTCTATGATGCCTATGGGAATTTGCACGAGGTCGGCGTTTACGATTGCTTAGACCAAGAGCACTTAAGTCAGGATCTATCGCACTACTTGGAACCCGATGCCAAAGGTGTTTCCTTTGCCGGATTGTACCCCGCCGATTTTTTAGTTCATCCAGCCGCACGAATGCCCGCATGGCACTCAGTGGGCGGAACTGACCCCATTGATGCTGCTGAGTTAACTGGAAGTGAGCCAGACGATGCCTATCCAGTTTTACTGCGTGATTGGATTCTGCGTGATCAGTTGACATGTTTAAAAGTGAAGTTGCGTGGACATGACGCGGAGTGGGACTTTCAACGTTTAGTCGCGATTGGACACTTAGGTATGGAACTGGGAGTGCGCTGGCTCTGTGCGGATTATAATTGCACGGCTCCGGATGCGGCATATGTGAATGCAATGCTGGACAAGCTACGAGTCGATGCGCCACGTGTGTATGGGATGTTACTTTATGTCGAGCAGCCCTTTCCATATGAACTGGAAGAGCACCCGATCGATGTGCATTCGATCGCAGCACGCAAGCCACTGTTCATGGACGAGAGTGCCCACGATTGGCGTATGGTTCGGCTTGGGCGTCAGCTCGGATGGAACAATGTAGCCCTTAAAACCTGTAAGACGCAAACGGGCGCATTACTGTCATTGTGTTGGGCGAAGGCGCACGGCATGACCTTGATGGTACAGGATCTAACGAACCCGATGCTGGCGATGATCCCACATGCGCAATTGGCTGCACACGCAGGCACGATCATGGGGCTGGAGTCGAATGCGCCTCAGTTTTATCCAGATGCATCCTTACCGGAAGCTGCCGTCCATCCGGGCTTGTATGCTCGCCGTGATGGTCAAATTGATTTGTCTACGCTTACAGGTTCTGGGTTTGGCTATCGAATCGATGAAATGGAACGCGACCTCCCATCGCCGGATTTTGAAGCATAA
- a CDS encoding FAD-dependent oxidoreductase, producing MKTIQVEAEFCVVGGGLAGLCAAVAAARHGTKTVLVHDRPVLGGNASSEIRVPVQGAYGSWDRSVRETGIIEEIMLETLYRNPSGNWQMWDLAMHGIAKAEPNLTLLLNCSCTEAKASEGRLESLRAWQSTTQTWFEVSAQVFADCSGDSILSSFAGAEMRDGREAAAEFDEPLAPDVASSTKMGMSLIFVWRDLGSPQRFMPPTWIHTFHNDEEAPKHVEKINLKPVSGANGFFVELGGEDDTIHDSEEIKEELLNLGLGLIDHYKNQGEHGAENLALEWFGFLPGKRESLRYVGDHMLRQSDVQQPNAFEDIVAYGGWPIDDHDSKGSLRKGEYSHDWFKVNCPYGIPFRSLYSKNVENLMMAGRNISATHIALCTTRVMATCALLGQAIGTAASLSIREACTPRECGQLHIEELQASLQADDCWLPGLARAIPEPSRSASLLASSGDAELLRNGHDREYEDRGEVNAWIAAKGAWVEYRFESPQQLSQARIVFDSNLKRKWANMPLWYPRDGWDIKPEPTLVRGFRIMAENESSEWQEVACETDSFQRLVRLSLDVETKAIRLIIDETWGHDSVKVFAWDVS from the coding sequence ATGAAAACCATTCAAGTTGAAGCAGAGTTTTGCGTCGTCGGGGGAGGGCTGGCTGGACTATGTGCGGCGGTGGCTGCGGCTCGTCACGGCACAAAAACTGTGCTTGTGCATGATCGTCCCGTTTTAGGTGGCAACGCATCCAGTGAAATTCGAGTGCCTGTTCAGGGAGCATATGGCTCGTGGGATCGCAGTGTGCGTGAGACGGGAATTATTGAAGAAATAATGCTGGAGACGCTCTATCGTAATCCCAGCGGTAATTGGCAGATGTGGGATTTAGCGATGCATGGCATTGCGAAGGCTGAGCCAAACCTAACCCTACTTTTGAATTGCTCCTGCACCGAGGCCAAGGCCAGCGAAGGGCGTCTGGAATCATTGAGAGCATGGCAATCGACTACCCAAACATGGTTTGAGGTGTCCGCTCAGGTCTTTGCGGATTGTTCCGGAGATAGCATTTTGTCGTCCTTTGCCGGCGCTGAAATGCGTGATGGTCGTGAGGCGGCAGCTGAATTTGATGAGCCTCTGGCGCCCGATGTCGCGAGTTCAACTAAGATGGGGATGAGCCTCATTTTTGTCTGGCGCGATCTGGGGAGTCCGCAGCGCTTTATGCCGCCGACATGGATTCATACTTTCCATAATGATGAGGAAGCGCCGAAGCATGTAGAAAAAATTAATCTGAAGCCGGTCAGCGGGGCCAATGGTTTCTTTGTCGAGTTGGGTGGTGAAGACGATACCATTCACGACTCTGAGGAGATCAAAGAGGAGTTACTGAATCTGGGACTCGGACTCATCGATCACTATAAAAATCAAGGCGAGCACGGTGCTGAGAATCTAGCCTTGGAGTGGTTTGGATTTCTGCCCGGAAAGCGGGAGAGCTTACGCTATGTCGGGGATCACATGTTGCGTCAGAGTGATGTGCAGCAGCCGAATGCATTCGAAGATATCGTCGCTTATGGTGGATGGCCCATTGATGATCATGATTCCAAAGGCTCCTTGAGAAAAGGCGAATATTCTCATGATTGGTTTAAAGTAAATTGCCCTTATGGCATTCCATTTCGTTCTTTATATTCGAAGAACGTTGAGAATTTGATGATGGCAGGGCGCAATATCAGCGCGACACACATTGCGCTGTGCACTACGCGGGTGATGGCCACTTGTGCGCTCTTAGGGCAAGCGATCGGAACGGCGGCTTCGTTGAGCATCCGGGAAGCTTGCACGCCACGTGAATGTGGGCAACTACACATAGAAGAACTACAGGCGAGCTTACAAGCCGACGACTGCTGGTTACCTGGGCTTGCGCGTGCGATTCCCGAACCTTCACGCTCCGCAAGTCTTCTGGCGTCCTCAGGGGATGCGGAGCTGTTACGCAATGGCCATGATCGCGAGTATGAAGATCGGGGGGAGGTGAATGCATGGATCGCAGCGAAGGGGGCATGGGTTGAGTATCGTTTCGAATCGCCGCAGCAGTTGTCGCAAGCACGTATCGTTTTTGACAGTAACCTTAAACGCAAATGGGCGAACATGCCTTTGTGGTATCCCAGAGATGGCTGGGATATTAAGCCTGAGCCGACACTAGTTCGGGGCTTTCGTATCATGGCGGAAAACGAGTCGAGTGAGTGGCAGGAAGTCGCCTGTGAGACCGATAGTTTTCAGCGTTTGGTTCGACTTAGTTTGGATGTTGAGACGAAGGCAATTCGCCTGATCATTGATGAAACTTGGGGGCATGATAGCGTTAAAGTCTTTGCCTGGGATGTCTCCTGA